TACCGGAAATTTCTGCGTGACGCCGCGGCCCGGATCACCGCGCTGGCCCGGCCGGGCGACATCCTGGTGCCCATGACCGATCCCCCCATGCTGGGCGCCGCCGTGGCCCGGGCGGCACCGGAGGGAGCGCATCTGGTCCACTGGATCCAGGACATCTACCCGGAGATCGCCGCGGCCCATTTCGGTTTTCTGGCCAGCCTGGCGCTGGAGCCCCTGCGCCGAAAGCGCGATGCGGCCTGGAATTCCGCCGCCGGCTGCGTCACACTGGGCGAGGACATGGCCGCGCTGGTTTCGGAACAGGGCGTGTTGCGCAGCCGCATCAGCATCCTGCCCAACTGGGCGCCCCGCGAACTGCATGTGCAGCCTCCAGCCGACGAACTCGCCGCCCTGCGGGCCCGGTGGGGCCTGGCGGACAAATTCATCGTCGCCTACGCGGGCAACCTTGGCCGGGTGCATGATGCCAACACGATCGTCGAGGCGGCCGCCCGGCTGCGGGACGATCCCCGGATCACTCTGCTCTTTGTCGGCGGTGGCGCCCGATTCGAGCGCATCGCGCAGTCCGCCCGGCAACGTTCCCTCGGCAATGTCCGCCTGTTGCCGCCGGTGCCACGCACGCAGCTGCCCCAGCTGCTGGGGGCGGCCGACGCCCACCTCGTCACCCTTCTGCCCGCCTACCGTCAGCTGGTCTATCCGAGCAAACTGGCCGGGGTGCTGGCCGCCGGCCGTCCCGTGCTTTTTGTCGGTCCGGCCGACAGCGAAATCGCCCGGCTGGTGCGTGAATCCGGCTGCGGCGCCGCCTGCCTGCCCGGCGATGTGGCCGGACTCGTCCAATTGATCCGCCGGCTCGCTGAAGACACTTCGCTGCGCGAGGGCCAGGCCCAGCGCGCGCGGCAGCTCTACACCGGTCGTTTCACGGGCGACGCCGCCCTCGCCGGCTGGGAAGCCCTGCTGCGCCGCGTGGCCGCCCGGCGCTAACTTCAGTTTGCCACCACCCGCCACCCGCGTGTTATTCGAACCATGAACCAGGGCAGATCAGTCACCCTCACCCTGCTGCTGCTGGATGCCGTCGTGGTGTTTCTCGTCTTCAACTCCGTCGGCTGGCTCTACGGCGTCGTGCGCTGGGAACAGCCGCTGGTCGCGGCGCTGCTGCTGCCGCTCACGATGCACGTCATCGCCGTCTATCTCGTGGACGGATACAACCCGCGCACCGACGTGCTGTCGCTCACCTACACCAGCCTGCACGCCATCGCCCTGCTCACGGTGGCCCTGCTGACCCTGCTGCTGACCTACGTCTTCATTCCGGCCGGCTTCCCTCTGCAATCCAGCCGCTTCGTCCTGACAGTCTCCAGCCTGCTGGTCATCCCGCTCACCCTGCCCTACCGGCGCTGGTTCTACCTGCGGCGACAGTCACGCCGCCAGCAGCGCAGCTTCCTGTTTCTGGGCACACCGGAAAGCTGTGTCGCCTTCAAGGAGGAGTGCCGGCGCAATCGCATGACCCAGTCCGTGCTTTATGCGACCTACGAGACCATCGTGCACGGGTTGCCGCCTTCCGAAGTCTCCCTCCCGCCGATGGGCGACGTGACCAACTATCTCGAACAGCACGAGGGCAATCTCGACGCCATCATCCTGCGCGAGTCGAGCATCGAGCTGCCCACCCCGGTGGCCGACCGCCTCATGCAGCTGCATTTCTCGGGCGTGCCGACCTACACGCTCGAACTGTTCCACGAGATCTACTGGCGCAAGATCCCGCTCTACCGCCTCAACCAGACCTGGCTCTTCCAGGAAGGATTCCAGATCGCGCGCGAACCCGTCTTCGAGCGCCTGAAGCGCATCTCGGACATCACGCTCGCCTCCCTTGGCCTGCTGATCGCCCTGCCGCTTTTTCCATTCGTGGCCGCGGCGATCTGGCTGGAAGACCGGGGCCCCGTCTTCTTCCGCCAGCAACGCGTCGGCAAGAACCGCGTGCTGTTTGACATCCTGAAGCTGCGAACCATGCGCGTGCATCAGGAGGGCGCGCTTTACACCGACGAGCAGGACAGCCGCATCACCGCGATCGGGCGGTTCCTGCGCGCCACGCGCCTCGACGAGGTGCCGCAACTCTGGAACGTGCTCACCGGCGACATGAGCCTGATCGGACCGCGGGCGGAGTGGGTGAAACTCGTGGAGGACTACGAGAAAAAGATCCCCTGCTATCACTTCCGGCATCTGGTGAAGCCCGGCATCACGGGTTGGGCGCAGGTCAACTACCCCTACGGCGCCAATCTCGATGACACCCTGCACAAGCTCGAATACGATCTCTACTATATCCGCTATTTCTCCTTCGTGCTCGATGCCTCGATCGTCCTGAAGACGATTCACATCATGATCTTCGGCAAAGGCCGGTGACAACGGCGCATTCGACTCAAGCGACTTTGCGGCTATTTGTTCGATCCGTGGCTAAACCCAAATCCTACGACTTCATCTGCATCGGCGGCGGCAGCGCCGGATTCAACGCCGCGCGTGTCGCCGTCTCCCTCGGCCTCCGGACCGCTGTCGTGGACGGGGCCCGCGAGCTCGGCGGACTCTGCATCCTCCGCGGCTGCATGCCGTCCAAAACGCTGCTCTATGCCGCCGAAGTGTTGCACCATTCCCGCCACGCGGAGCGTTTCGGCCTGAAGGTCGCCGGAGCCCGCGCGGACATGAAGGCCGTCCAGGCACGCAAAAAGCGCATCATCGCCGATTTCGCCCAATACCGTCACCAGGCGCTTACCGCCGGCCGTTTCGATCTCATCCGAGCGCAGGCACGGTTCGTGGATCCGCACACCCTGGAGCTCTCCAGCGGGAAGAAAATCCGGGGCCGGCACTTTCTGATTGGCACCGGTTCCAAGGTCGCGGTGCCGCCCGTGCCCGGCCTGGCCGACATCAAGACCTGGACCAGCGACGAGGTGCTCAATCTGGATTTCGTGCCGAAAAGCGTGCTCGTGCTCGGCGGCGGCATTGT
This DNA window, taken from Oleiharenicola lentus, encodes the following:
- a CDS encoding glycosyltransferase family 4 protein encodes the protein MSGLPRVIFVNRVYWPSTAATAQLLTDLAEGLAVRGWPVEVIATGTDSTVRNGVTIHRTGGGGEHGGMISRARNYRKFLRDAAARITALARPGDILVPMTDPPMLGAAVARAAPEGAHLVHWIQDIYPEIAAAHFGFLASLALEPLRRKRDAAWNSAAGCVTLGEDMAALVSEQGVLRSRISILPNWAPRELHVQPPADELAALRARWGLADKFIVAYAGNLGRVHDANTIVEAAARLRDDPRITLLFVGGGARFERIAQSARQRSLGNVRLLPPVPRTQLPQLLGAADAHLVTLLPAYRQLVYPSKLAGVLAAGRPVLFVGPADSEIARLVRESGCGAACLPGDVAGLVQLIRRLAEDTSLREGQAQRARQLYTGRFTGDAALAGWEALLRRVAARR
- a CDS encoding exopolysaccharide biosynthesis polyprenyl glycosylphosphotransferase, with the protein product MNQGRSVTLTLLLLDAVVVFLVFNSVGWLYGVVRWEQPLVAALLLPLTMHVIAVYLVDGYNPRTDVLSLTYTSLHAIALLTVALLTLLLTYVFIPAGFPLQSSRFVLTVSSLLVIPLTLPYRRWFYLRRQSRRQQRSFLFLGTPESCVAFKEECRRNRMTQSVLYATYETIVHGLPPSEVSLPPMGDVTNYLEQHEGNLDAIILRESSIELPTPVADRLMQLHFSGVPTYTLELFHEIYWRKIPLYRLNQTWLFQEGFQIAREPVFERLKRISDITLASLGLLIALPLFPFVAAAIWLEDRGPVFFRQQRVGKNRVLFDILKLRTMRVHQEGALYTDEQDSRITAIGRFLRATRLDEVPQLWNVLTGDMSLIGPRAEWVKLVEDYEKKIPCYHFRHLVKPGITGWAQVNYPYGANLDDTLHKLEYDLYYIRYFSFVLDASIVLKTIHIMIFGKGR